In Gossypium arboreum isolate Shixiya-1 chromosome 5, ASM2569848v2, whole genome shotgun sequence, a single genomic region encodes these proteins:
- the LOC108450446 gene encoding uncharacterized protein LOC108450446, whose translation MLMQTSAIFSSKPAWVKAVHRTSSTDSNSMAATVPAPKWAQKTVTLPPLRRGCHLVTSQILKEIRPDLSEFKCGLAHLFLQHTSASLTINENYDSDVRDDTETFLNKIVPEGRSAPWKHTLEGPDDMPAHIKSSMFGCALTIPITDGRLNMGTWQGIWLCEHRDAPTARRVVVTLNGI comes from the exons ATGTTGATGCAAACCTCAGCAATATTTTCATCAAAGCCTGCGTGGGTGAAAGCAGTACACCGCACATCCTCCACCGATTCCAATTCCATGGCTGCTACCGTCCCCGCCCCCAAGTGGGCTCAGAAGACCGTAACTCTTCCTCCCCTTCGGCGGGGCTGCCATCTCGTTACGTCTCAG ATATTGAAGGAAATTAGACCAGATTTATCAGAATTTAAGTGTGGCCTTGCTCATCTATTCC TGCAACACACGAGTGCTTCTCTTACTATCAATGAAAATTATGACTCGGACGTTCGTGACGACACCGAGACGTTCCTCAACAAAATAGTTCCTGAG GGAAGATCTGCGCCTTGGAAGCATACGCTTGAAGGCCCTGATGACATGCCAGCCCATATCAAATCATCAATGTTTGGCTGCGCCCTCAC GATTCCCATTACAGATGGACGTCTTAACATGGGAACTTGGCAG GGGATTTGGCTTTGTGAGCATCGCGATGCACCAACAGCTCGTAGGGTGGTGGTGACCCTCAATGGCATCTGA
- the LOC108453138 gene encoding tetratricopeptide repeat protein SKI3 isoform X1 — protein sequence MKTTGELEGEERRRLEELVENNPDDSSLHFQLGVCLWETQSEKEKAAEHWVISVKQNPKNAAAFTYLGHYYATVSVDIPRAIKCYQRALSLNPDDSDSGEALCDLLDSQGKETLEVAICKDASHNSPRAFWAFRRLGFLQVHQKKWSEAVQSLQQAIRGYPTSPDLWEALGLAYHRLGMFTAAIKSYSRAIELEDSRVFALIECGNIFLMLGSFRKGIEQFQQALKISPQNMSALYGLASGLLGMAKECRNSGAFRWAASLLEDACKVAEASIKSAGNSSCTWKLHGDVLLTYAQVFPWTEESQSLEYNAETFKKSVYSWKNTCRLAAKSARNSYQRALQLAPWQANIYIDIAISSNLISSFNQDYTLDKCTWKLPEKLTLGALALEGENSEFWVALSCLTECNALKQHSLIRGLQLDVSLAYAWAYLGKLYREENEKKLARQAFDCARGIDPSLALPWAGMSADAHTGDSTPDDAFESCLRAVEIFPLAEFQIGLAKLALLSGNLSSSQVFGAIQQAVQRAPHYHESHNLNGLVHEARMQFQTAIASYRLARYAINISLGTVLKSHLKDISTNLARSLSKAGNAIGAVQECEDLKKEGMLDAEGLQIYAFSLWQLGENDSALSVTRALAASVSTMDRISAAVSVSFICRLLYYISGPDLAIGSILKMPKELFHSSKISFIVSAINALDQNNRLESIISSSRYFLASQEEITGMHYLIALSKLIKHRTKHHLGFQNGVNHLRKALHMYPNSILIRNLLGYLLLCSEVWGNSHVSSRCSVVDDSDSKNKEGLKSAWEISSAGAVACHAIGNSEPRFSFPTCSCQCTSSGAMQELQKCLRREPWNHNARYLLILNLLQKAREERFPVNICIVLERLISVALSNEFYSGKEAICQYQKFQIYLCASEILLQRGNIMGCIDQAKNASALSLPDSFQFFGHLLLCRAYAAEGNLKFSKEEYERCLELKTDFLVGWLCLKLMESQYEEQPVSNIFELAFKEGSEGRNNSWNMWMAVYSLVMGLICLWNQDFLSAEEFLEQPCSLTSAESCIFLCHGVTSMEIARRYHDSQFLSSAIRSLSKAHITSSVPIPIVSALLAQAEGSIGSRKKWERNLRLEWFSWPPEMRPAELFFQMHLLARQIASESDSSSTVEGCQSPLQWVLRAIHTNPSDLRYWKVLPKLL from the exons atgaaaacaaCG GGTGAGCTGGAGGGAGAAGAAAGAAGGCGACTGGAGGAGTTGGTCGAAAATAATCCCGATGACTCTTCCCTTCATTTTCAACTT GGAGTATGCTTGTGGGAGACTCAGTCGGAGAAAGAGAAAGCGGCGGAGCATTGGGTGATTTCCGTTAAACAAAACCCTAAGAACGCAGCTGCCTTCACCTACTTGGGCCATTACTACGCCACCGTTTCGGTCGATATCCCCAGAGCCATCAAGTGTTACCAGCGAGCGTTATCCCTTAATCCCGATGATTCCGATTCTGGG GAAGCTTTGTGTGATTTGTTGGATAGTCAAGGCAAGGAGACCTTGGAGGTCGCAATTTGCAAAGATGCTTCTCACAACTCTCCCAGGGCTTTCTGGGCTTTCCGCCGATTGGGTTTTCTCCAG GTGCATCAAAAGAAATGGTCTGAAGCTGTACAAAGTCTTCAACAAGCTATTCGGGGCTATCCGACTTCTCCTGATTTGTGGGAA GCTCTTGGTCTTGCCTACCACCGGCTTGGCATGTTTACTGCTGCTATTAAG TCCTATTCACGTgcaattgaattagaagattCAAGAGTCTTTGCGCTGATTGAATGTGGAAACATCTTTTTGATGCTTGGTTCCTTTAGAAAG GGAATTGAACAATTTCAGCAAGCACTAAAGATCTCGCCACAAAACATGTCTGCACTCTATGGACTTGCTTCTGGACTGCTAGGTATGGCAAAAGAATGTAGAAATTCAGGAGCGTTCAGATGGGCAGCTTCATTATTAGAG GACGCATGTAAAGTTGCAGAAGCaagcatcaaatcagctggaAATTCATCATGTACATGGAAGTTGCATGGTGATGTTCTG CTTACATATGCACAAGTTTTTCCATGGACAGAGGAGAGCCAGAGTTTAGAATACAATGCAGAAACTTTCAAGAAGTCCGTATACTCATGGAAGAATACCTGTCGTTTGGCTGCTAAATCTGCCAGAAACTCTTATCAACGAGCTTTGCAGTTAGCTCCATGGCAGGCTAATATCTACATTGACATTGCAATTAGTTCTAATCTTATCTCTTCTTTCAATCAGGATTACACACTTGATAAGTGTACTTG GAAGTTACCCGAGAAGTTGACACTGGGGGCTTTAGCACTAGAGGGTGAGAACTCTGAGTTCTGGGTGGCTTTGAGCTGTTTGACTGAGTGTAATGCACTTAAGCAGCACTCGTTAATCAGGGGACTGCAGTTGGATGTGTCTTTAGCCTATGCTTGGGCATATCTTGGAAAG CTTTATAGAGAAGAGAATGAGAAGAAATTGGCTAGGCAAGCATTTGACTGTGCTAGAGGTATAGATCCATCCCTGGCATTACCATGGGCTGGCATGTCAGCTGATGCTCATACTGG GGATTCAACACCAGATGATGCTTTTGAGAGCTGCCTACGTGCTGTGGAGATATTTCCC CTTGCAGAGTTCCAAATTGGACTTGCTAAGCTTGCTTTACTTTCTGGGAACCTTTCTTCTTCGCAG GTATTTGGAGCTATCCAGCAGGCTGTGCAACGGGCACCGCACTACCATGAATCCCATAATTTAAATGGGCTAGTTCACGAGGCACGTATGCAGTTTCAAACTGCCATTGCTTCTTACAGGCTAGCTCGCTATGCCATCAACATTTCTTTAGGCACTGTCCTCAAATCTCACTTGAAAGACATATCAACTAATTTGGCTAGATCACTTAGTAAG GCAGGGAATGCCATTGGTGCTGTGCAAGAATGTGAAGACTTGAAGAAAGAAG GTATGCTTGATGCTGAAGGTTTGCAAATATATGCTTTCTCCTTATGGCAATTGGGTGAGAATGATTCAGCCCTCTCTGTGACTAGGGCCCTGGCTGCCAGCGTTTCTACCATGGATAGGATATCTGCAGCTGTGTCTGTTAGTTTCATTTGTAGATTGCTGTACTACATTTCTGGACCGGATTTAGCAATTGGTAGCATTCTGAAAATGCCGAAGGAATTATTTCATAGTTCAAAAATAAGCTTTATTGTGTCTGCCATTAATGCTCTGGATCAGAATAATAGGCTGGAATCGATTATTTCAAGCAGTCGATACTTTCTTGCATCACAGGAGGAGATCACTGGGATGCATTATCTAATAGCACTTAGCAAACTA ATTAAACATAGGACAAAGCACCATCTTGGGTTTCAGAATGGAGTCAACCATCTTAGAAAAGCTCTTCACATGTACCCTAACAGTATTTTAATAAG GAACCTACTTGGTTATCTTTTGCTATGCAGTGAAGTATGGGGAAATAGTCATGTGTCAAGTAGATGTTCCGTCGTTGACGATTCTGACTCTAAGAACAAAGAGGGCTTAAAATCGGCCTGGGAGATTTCCAGTGCTGGGGCAGTTGCTTGCCATGCGATCGGCAATAGTGAACCGAGATTCTCTTTCCCAACATGTAGCTGTCAATGCACGAGTTCTGGAGCCATGCAAGAATTGCAGAA GTGCTTACGGCGGGAGCCATGGAACCATAATGCCCGATACTTGCTTATCCTTAATCTTTTACAGAAAGCACGTGAAGAGAGATTTCCTGTAAACATCTGTATTGTTCTTGAGCGTCTCATAAGTGTGGCTCTTTCTAATGAGTTCTATTCTGGAAAAGAAGCCATTTGTCAATATCAGAAGTTTCAGATTTATTTATGTGCTTCTGAAATTCTTTTGCAAAGGGGGAATATAATGGGCTGTATTGACCAAGCCAAAAATGCTTCAGCACTTTCTCTTCCGGATAGCTTCCAGTTTTTCGGACACTTACTATTATGTCGCGCCTACGCTGCAGaaggaaatttaaaattttctaaagaagAGTATGAGAGGTGCTTGGAGCTTAAGACAGATTTTCTAGTTGGTTGGCTATGCCTAAAACTGATGGAATCTCAGTATGAAGAGCAACCTGtttcaaatatttttgagttaGCCTTCAAGGAAGGCTCAGAAGGGAGGAATAATTCATGGAATATGTGGATGGCTGTATATAGTTTAGTGATGGGCCTGATATGTTTATGGAATCAGGACTTTCTTTCAGCAGAGGAATTTCTGGAACAACCTTGTTCGTTGACCAGTGCTGAGAGCTGCATTTTCCTTTGTCATG GTGTCACTTCTATGGAGATTGCTAGGAGGTATCATGATTCGCAATTTTTATCCAGTGCCATAAGGAGTCTCAGTAAAGCTCATATAACTTCTTCGGTCCCAATACCCATTGTCTCAGCATTGTTAGCCCAAGCAGAAGGAAGCATTGGTTCTAGGAAAAAGTGGGAGAGAAATCTTCGCCTTGAATGGTTTTCTTGGCCACCAG AAATGAGACCAGCAGAGCTGTTTTTTCAAATGCATTTGCTTGCAAGACAGATTGCATCCGAGTCTGACAGTTCATCCACGGTGGAGGGCTGCCAAAGTCCCCTGCAATGGGTTCTTCGAGCCATTCACACAAACCCTTCTGACTTGAGATATTGGAAAGTTCTGCCAAAGCTTTTGTAA
- the LOC108453138 gene encoding tetratricopeptide repeat protein SKI3 isoform X2 — MKTTGELEGEERRRLEELVENNPDDSSLHFQLGVCLWETQSEKEKAAEHWVISVKQNPKNAAAFTYLGHYYATVSVDIPRAIKCYQRALSLNPDDSDSGEALCDLLDSQGKETLEVAICKDASHNSPRAFWAFRRLGFLQKWSEAVQSLQQAIRGYPTSPDLWEALGLAYHRLGMFTAAIKSYSRAIELEDSRVFALIECGNIFLMLGSFRKGIEQFQQALKISPQNMSALYGLASGLLGMAKECRNSGAFRWAASLLEDACKVAEASIKSAGNSSCTWKLHGDVLLTYAQVFPWTEESQSLEYNAETFKKSVYSWKNTCRLAAKSARNSYQRALQLAPWQANIYIDIAISSNLISSFNQDYTLDKCTWKLPEKLTLGALALEGENSEFWVALSCLTECNALKQHSLIRGLQLDVSLAYAWAYLGKLYREENEKKLARQAFDCARGIDPSLALPWAGMSADAHTGDSTPDDAFESCLRAVEIFPLAEFQIGLAKLALLSGNLSSSQVFGAIQQAVQRAPHYHESHNLNGLVHEARMQFQTAIASYRLARYAINISLGTVLKSHLKDISTNLARSLSKAGNAIGAVQECEDLKKEGMLDAEGLQIYAFSLWQLGENDSALSVTRALAASVSTMDRISAAVSVSFICRLLYYISGPDLAIGSILKMPKELFHSSKISFIVSAINALDQNNRLESIISSSRYFLASQEEITGMHYLIALSKLIKHRTKHHLGFQNGVNHLRKALHMYPNSILIRNLLGYLLLCSEVWGNSHVSSRCSVVDDSDSKNKEGLKSAWEISSAGAVACHAIGNSEPRFSFPTCSCQCTSSGAMQELQKCLRREPWNHNARYLLILNLLQKAREERFPVNICIVLERLISVALSNEFYSGKEAICQYQKFQIYLCASEILLQRGNIMGCIDQAKNASALSLPDSFQFFGHLLLCRAYAAEGNLKFSKEEYERCLELKTDFLVGWLCLKLMESQYEEQPVSNIFELAFKEGSEGRNNSWNMWMAVYSLVMGLICLWNQDFLSAEEFLEQPCSLTSAESCIFLCHGVTSMEIARRYHDSQFLSSAIRSLSKAHITSSVPIPIVSALLAQAEGSIGSRKKWERNLRLEWFSWPPEMRPAELFFQMHLLARQIASESDSSSTVEGCQSPLQWVLRAIHTNPSDLRYWKVLPKLL, encoded by the exons atgaaaacaaCG GGTGAGCTGGAGGGAGAAGAAAGAAGGCGACTGGAGGAGTTGGTCGAAAATAATCCCGATGACTCTTCCCTTCATTTTCAACTT GGAGTATGCTTGTGGGAGACTCAGTCGGAGAAAGAGAAAGCGGCGGAGCATTGGGTGATTTCCGTTAAACAAAACCCTAAGAACGCAGCTGCCTTCACCTACTTGGGCCATTACTACGCCACCGTTTCGGTCGATATCCCCAGAGCCATCAAGTGTTACCAGCGAGCGTTATCCCTTAATCCCGATGATTCCGATTCTGGG GAAGCTTTGTGTGATTTGTTGGATAGTCAAGGCAAGGAGACCTTGGAGGTCGCAATTTGCAAAGATGCTTCTCACAACTCTCCCAGGGCTTTCTGGGCTTTCCGCCGATTGGGTTTTCTCCAG AAATGGTCTGAAGCTGTACAAAGTCTTCAACAAGCTATTCGGGGCTATCCGACTTCTCCTGATTTGTGGGAA GCTCTTGGTCTTGCCTACCACCGGCTTGGCATGTTTACTGCTGCTATTAAG TCCTATTCACGTgcaattgaattagaagattCAAGAGTCTTTGCGCTGATTGAATGTGGAAACATCTTTTTGATGCTTGGTTCCTTTAGAAAG GGAATTGAACAATTTCAGCAAGCACTAAAGATCTCGCCACAAAACATGTCTGCACTCTATGGACTTGCTTCTGGACTGCTAGGTATGGCAAAAGAATGTAGAAATTCAGGAGCGTTCAGATGGGCAGCTTCATTATTAGAG GACGCATGTAAAGTTGCAGAAGCaagcatcaaatcagctggaAATTCATCATGTACATGGAAGTTGCATGGTGATGTTCTG CTTACATATGCACAAGTTTTTCCATGGACAGAGGAGAGCCAGAGTTTAGAATACAATGCAGAAACTTTCAAGAAGTCCGTATACTCATGGAAGAATACCTGTCGTTTGGCTGCTAAATCTGCCAGAAACTCTTATCAACGAGCTTTGCAGTTAGCTCCATGGCAGGCTAATATCTACATTGACATTGCAATTAGTTCTAATCTTATCTCTTCTTTCAATCAGGATTACACACTTGATAAGTGTACTTG GAAGTTACCCGAGAAGTTGACACTGGGGGCTTTAGCACTAGAGGGTGAGAACTCTGAGTTCTGGGTGGCTTTGAGCTGTTTGACTGAGTGTAATGCACTTAAGCAGCACTCGTTAATCAGGGGACTGCAGTTGGATGTGTCTTTAGCCTATGCTTGGGCATATCTTGGAAAG CTTTATAGAGAAGAGAATGAGAAGAAATTGGCTAGGCAAGCATTTGACTGTGCTAGAGGTATAGATCCATCCCTGGCATTACCATGGGCTGGCATGTCAGCTGATGCTCATACTGG GGATTCAACACCAGATGATGCTTTTGAGAGCTGCCTACGTGCTGTGGAGATATTTCCC CTTGCAGAGTTCCAAATTGGACTTGCTAAGCTTGCTTTACTTTCTGGGAACCTTTCTTCTTCGCAG GTATTTGGAGCTATCCAGCAGGCTGTGCAACGGGCACCGCACTACCATGAATCCCATAATTTAAATGGGCTAGTTCACGAGGCACGTATGCAGTTTCAAACTGCCATTGCTTCTTACAGGCTAGCTCGCTATGCCATCAACATTTCTTTAGGCACTGTCCTCAAATCTCACTTGAAAGACATATCAACTAATTTGGCTAGATCACTTAGTAAG GCAGGGAATGCCATTGGTGCTGTGCAAGAATGTGAAGACTTGAAGAAAGAAG GTATGCTTGATGCTGAAGGTTTGCAAATATATGCTTTCTCCTTATGGCAATTGGGTGAGAATGATTCAGCCCTCTCTGTGACTAGGGCCCTGGCTGCCAGCGTTTCTACCATGGATAGGATATCTGCAGCTGTGTCTGTTAGTTTCATTTGTAGATTGCTGTACTACATTTCTGGACCGGATTTAGCAATTGGTAGCATTCTGAAAATGCCGAAGGAATTATTTCATAGTTCAAAAATAAGCTTTATTGTGTCTGCCATTAATGCTCTGGATCAGAATAATAGGCTGGAATCGATTATTTCAAGCAGTCGATACTTTCTTGCATCACAGGAGGAGATCACTGGGATGCATTATCTAATAGCACTTAGCAAACTA ATTAAACATAGGACAAAGCACCATCTTGGGTTTCAGAATGGAGTCAACCATCTTAGAAAAGCTCTTCACATGTACCCTAACAGTATTTTAATAAG GAACCTACTTGGTTATCTTTTGCTATGCAGTGAAGTATGGGGAAATAGTCATGTGTCAAGTAGATGTTCCGTCGTTGACGATTCTGACTCTAAGAACAAAGAGGGCTTAAAATCGGCCTGGGAGATTTCCAGTGCTGGGGCAGTTGCTTGCCATGCGATCGGCAATAGTGAACCGAGATTCTCTTTCCCAACATGTAGCTGTCAATGCACGAGTTCTGGAGCCATGCAAGAATTGCAGAA GTGCTTACGGCGGGAGCCATGGAACCATAATGCCCGATACTTGCTTATCCTTAATCTTTTACAGAAAGCACGTGAAGAGAGATTTCCTGTAAACATCTGTATTGTTCTTGAGCGTCTCATAAGTGTGGCTCTTTCTAATGAGTTCTATTCTGGAAAAGAAGCCATTTGTCAATATCAGAAGTTTCAGATTTATTTATGTGCTTCTGAAATTCTTTTGCAAAGGGGGAATATAATGGGCTGTATTGACCAAGCCAAAAATGCTTCAGCACTTTCTCTTCCGGATAGCTTCCAGTTTTTCGGACACTTACTATTATGTCGCGCCTACGCTGCAGaaggaaatttaaaattttctaaagaagAGTATGAGAGGTGCTTGGAGCTTAAGACAGATTTTCTAGTTGGTTGGCTATGCCTAAAACTGATGGAATCTCAGTATGAAGAGCAACCTGtttcaaatatttttgagttaGCCTTCAAGGAAGGCTCAGAAGGGAGGAATAATTCATGGAATATGTGGATGGCTGTATATAGTTTAGTGATGGGCCTGATATGTTTATGGAATCAGGACTTTCTTTCAGCAGAGGAATTTCTGGAACAACCTTGTTCGTTGACCAGTGCTGAGAGCTGCATTTTCCTTTGTCATG GTGTCACTTCTATGGAGATTGCTAGGAGGTATCATGATTCGCAATTTTTATCCAGTGCCATAAGGAGTCTCAGTAAAGCTCATATAACTTCTTCGGTCCCAATACCCATTGTCTCAGCATTGTTAGCCCAAGCAGAAGGAAGCATTGGTTCTAGGAAAAAGTGGGAGAGAAATCTTCGCCTTGAATGGTTTTCTTGGCCACCAG AAATGAGACCAGCAGAGCTGTTTTTTCAAATGCATTTGCTTGCAAGACAGATTGCATCCGAGTCTGACAGTTCATCCACGGTGGAGGGCTGCCAAAGTCCCCTGCAATGGGTTCTTCGAGCCATTCACACAAACCCTTCTGACTTGAGATATTGGAAAGTTCTGCCAAAGCTTTTGTAA